In Sphingomonas crocodyli, a genomic segment contains:
- a CDS encoding M20 aminoacylase family protein — MATTCGTNDILSALVAIRRDLHAYPELGFKEQRTAARIADFLEQLGLEVHRNIGTTGVVGVLKVGNSSRSVGLRADMDALPIQEMTGLDYASRHPNVFHGCGHDGHVAMLLGAAQELADKRDFDGTVNFIFQPAEEGLGGARAMIEDGLFQRFPCDRVFGIHNWPGLPEGVVATRPGPIMAAADKFEILIEGKGGHAAQPETASDVVAAAAQLALQLKTLVARCASPSAMAVLSVTRISAGHTHNVLPASAIVGGTVRTFDADVQDRIEAELRQAADGIAMMTGTRATIDYDRYYPATINDPEAANDVMTALNGVCSAQIAQAPALTSEDFAFMLQACKGAYLWLGQAPVSGAAAVPLHHPGYDFNDAILPHGIAVNVALARHTLGTGQ, encoded by the coding sequence ATGGCAACGACATGCGGGACGAATGATATCCTCTCAGCGCTTGTCGCTATTCGACGTGATTTGCATGCCTACCCAGAATTGGGTTTCAAGGAGCAGCGAACGGCGGCTCGCATCGCCGACTTCCTCGAACAGCTCGGTCTTGAGGTCCATCGGAATATCGGGACTACGGGCGTGGTTGGCGTGCTCAAAGTAGGCAATTCGTCGCGCAGCGTAGGCCTGCGCGCCGATATGGATGCCTTGCCAATACAAGAGATGACGGGGCTCGATTATGCGAGCCGCCATCCCAATGTCTTTCACGGCTGTGGTCATGATGGCCATGTCGCAATGCTGCTGGGCGCAGCCCAGGAGCTGGCAGACAAGCGGGACTTTGACGGTACGGTCAATTTCATCTTCCAGCCGGCAGAGGAGGGGCTGGGTGGTGCAAGGGCCATGATTGAGGATGGCCTTTTCCAGCGCTTCCCATGTGATCGCGTCTTTGGAATCCATAATTGGCCGGGATTGCCGGAAGGCGTGGTGGCGACCCGCCCCGGCCCGATCATGGCGGCAGCCGATAAATTTGAGATCCTCATCGAAGGGAAGGGGGGGCATGCAGCGCAGCCCGAAACCGCCTCCGATGTCGTAGCGGCCGCAGCTCAGCTCGCTCTCCAACTCAAGACATTGGTGGCACGTTGCGCATCGCCATCTGCAATGGCTGTTCTATCGGTTACGCGGATCTCGGCGGGCCATACGCACAATGTACTCCCGGCCTCAGCTATTGTCGGCGGGACTGTGCGGACATTTGATGCGGATGTTCAGGATCGCATTGAGGCTGAGCTGCGGCAAGCGGCGGACGGCATCGCCATGATGACCGGGACCCGAGCTACAATTGACTATGACCGCTATTATCCAGCCACCATCAATGACCCCGAAGCTGCCAATGATGTGATGACGGCGCTTAACGGCGTTTGTTCGGCACAGATTGCGCAAGCTCCCGCTCTCACATCGGAAGATTTTGCGTTCATGCTGCAGGCTTGCAAGGGTGCCTATCTTTGGCTCGGTCAAGCACCCGTCTCGGGAGCGGCTGCCGTGCCGCTCCATCATCCCGGTTACGATTTCAACGATGCCATATTGCCTCATGGTATCGCGGTGAACGTCGCTCTCGCGCGGCATACGCTCGGCACGGGACAGTAG